One Antedon mediterranea chromosome 1, ecAntMedi1.1, whole genome shotgun sequence genomic window, GATGCCAATTTATTAGTGTGAAAATTTGGTTGCCATTCATTTACAAATTTTAGctaaaagttgttattttttttttataaaacaattgaaCATTCTGATGTCCAAGAGTAACTTGTGTACTATACTAATTTTCAACCACAATTTTAATTCGCTTGTTTATACATGGCAAAAAACACAATGATTTTTCACCTGAATGTAATGAATTTGCTTTGGTTTTTCCTTAATTATAGGAAAGTTGTTTGGACAGCATCACAGATATCAGCTGTAGATGATAAACTTAAGAAGTTCTTAGTTGAACTCTTCACCGCTGTGCAGAACAGGATCAAGGGTCAATTTGATAACAGATTACTTGCCATCATGTCACCGATTTTAGAGAAGACATTAAATCATCCAAAACGCAATATTAAAAGTCAGGCTGTACTTTTCTGGAACTCTACCTTTGGAAAAGCCAAACAGCTCGATTATCCAAAAGATATAAAGTAAGAATTtgttagttttttatttttaagattttgGGAATCGCGTACAAACTGTCGTGGACAAAAATAGAACTGGAAAAAATAGTGGAAAGTGTAATATGGATGTTGCAGCATGAATGTGTTAAAGATGAAATATTTCATTCAAGGTTGGATGTAATTGTATGTTTATATCTTAAGCTTAATGTTGTGAGTAAATCATCTTGTATCTTTCTTATTTATGTTTACTATGAAAGAAATGAATATTATTTCTTCCTTTTCTCGATTATAGGCCTGTGTTGAAGAAGGTAAATCAGAAAACACCTCTATTGCTACCGAGCTGGTCAAACGATGGTGATCAAGTTGTGGAAGAAACCCCAATTAGTCAATTTAATGATGTAAGTTTCGATATTTATAATCAATTTAACATTTGTATCATAATTTACTAATACCCAAAGGCAAGTTTTTGGCTCCAACTGGTATTCAAAAGTGTAAGAAAATCTAAGAGTGATAGGTCAGTTATAGCTATTGTCAAAGGAAAAGATCAATTAgatctataaaatacaatacattggAATTGTTTGTAGTTGGATAACatacattgtatatattatatataatttggtATTTTGCCTAATTgaccaaaatatatttattgctCTTATAGGTTGATCACAATACACAGAGTTTTGTAGAACCTGATCCCATCATTAGACCTTTTGGATCACCCTCACCGCATAAGATGCATGGAAGCTTCTTGCGAAAGGAAAGTGAAAAACTTTTAAATATAACATCTCCTAGACGTAAATCTCCAGCACGAGTTGCTACAGCATCACCATTTGCTACATCTGCTACGAAGGGTATTAGGAGACGTCTTAATATTGAGGATGACCGCAAATTGGTAGGTATAATACTAGACATAGATTGacaacaatttttgtttttttgaaaatcagtTTTATCAAGTATTTACTAGACATCGTAATtctaaaaacatatacaaaaagtTTTTTACCCAGTATTTACCTGTTTTATGTAGTTCCCAAAGAGTCTCTAACTTTCGTATCTACTTTTAGAAATATGTAACAATTGCACCATCTCCGAAAAAGAAACTCGTCTTGACAGAACATCAGAAGGAAGTGATGAGAGAACGAGGTGTGGTACCCACAATGTACAATGACTTGGACCAATCACAGGACACTCAGCTGTTCTCAAATGTGTTTAGCCAAACTCAAGACAATACTAATTCAAGGTATGATAATTTTAAGTTGATTCCAGTAGTATTCCTCAGTTTTGTTAGTGTAAAGTTGAATGGGATGATATGCTGGTGTCTTGCTGCCAGtatcatgtttatttgtttgtttgttcatttttatactgggtgacctcttcagtcaaagactgatctcccagaggacccagttggtgatcagtggctgtgatgtactaatacaccggggtaaccccctactcgtctcgaaagatgtactaggttctttaaagtgcacacgagctagttgtgtacactggacctacggtttatagtccttatccgagaagactcgttctaccaccagaaccatgctGTCCTAATGTAGACTATAATGGAAGAAAGTAGGCGCAAGGCAAATAATTTGGTGAATCAGAAGTGACTGCTCAGATGAGACAGTGTTTGTAGTTTCACCTAGTATTAAActtaatttttgaattttttttacaagttttaataacaaaaattaattgtATCATCCAAATATCACGTTTAAAACCTTACCTTGTTTTTATAGTATGAAGGAAGCAATAACTGGAGCAATCGACTCGTGTATGGACTCGAACCAAGGAACCTCTAGCAAAGTAGATGATGACAACATACATCAACATTCTGATTGCCCATTACTAGAAGAAGCAGTTGGACCAGACTTCTTTTGGAAGAATAATGCAATGACAAACACGAACCAGCAGGAAGAAAGTAGCCAAAAGAAAGTGAATTTTGATAATGCATTCGGTGAAAAGGGGTCTCTATCTAACAGAGAATCCAATACAGATaacaaaatgaatgaaaagaacTCAATtgagaaagaaaagaaaattgaaaaatcAGAAGAAGTTATGACTGCCGTTGACTCTGAAATGATTGATTTAAGCTCTGAAATTGTAAATACTCCAGAAAAGAACAAAGCAAACAGTATTGAATTAAATGCAGGGTTGGTTGTGTCTATTGCTGAAACTCAGGACATTCTAATAAACACACAAGGCAACGAGAAAGTTGTGATTCAGTTGCCGTCGCATTTAACACCAGAGAAAAAAGTTGGTGAAAACATTGATGATTCAGCATTCATTAAAAAACTAAAGTCAACACCAGTTTTGAAAATTTTACGAATAGCAGAAAAAGATTCGAAAACTTTCCAATCTCTTGACGTTACCAGTAGTCCAAACGTGTTTGGTAGCCAATCAGAACAGGGTTCAGGAAAAAAGCGATCATTACGAAAAACAAAGTCGATGGATACTGTCTGCCACGGTTCTCCTACCTTGCGGAGGTCAAAAAGTGTTGATGACATCCCAGATGGCACTTGTGAACGATTAAGTTGTACTCAAGATGATTTGGCAAAACTAGCTGAGAAGTTTGAATTTGATGATATCAAGCCTTTGAATGATGACTCTGATATTGAACAAAGTGAGATGAAGGATATACAGAATACTAATGGAGAAATTGCCAAGACTAAGAAGTACAAAAAGtctgccattaaaaaaaatgatacacCAGTAAAAAGAGTAACACCAGTAAAACAAAGTGCTAGAAAGAGAAAttctaaatttaataaattggaGTCTATTGACGAGAATGCTGTGAAATCTTCTGACAAATCTGAAAGTAACGATCAAGTGAAACCAGCAGAGATTAGTTTGAATGAACCTTTAAAGGTTAAAGGAAAAAGAGGAaggaaaagaaaaattagtATTGATAACATTGAACCTGTTGAGAATATTGAAAAAGAAAAGGTTGATTTGGTTCAACCGGAGACAcggaaaagaagaaaaaagacaGATTCTTATACAAGCGACTCAAATATAAAAGAAACTGTTACAATTGATGCCTCAATTGTTGACAAAGCATCTTCAACCACTGATGATGTTGAAGCGGAAAACGTGTCCATCAATTCTTGTGAAGACATGTTTGAAGGAATGGGTTGCACACAAGAGACTGCTGATCAGAATGCTGTTACGGCAGAAGAAGCAATTTCTAATCATCTACCTACTACAACAAAAGTGATGAAAACGTATGGAAAAGAAAAGTTTCTAGAAATGAAGGCACCAgttgttaaaaattatttagatGTCAATGTAGAAAAGCCTTCTGATTTTGAAAGTGAAGATGATCTAACCCTTGcagaaataaaacaatgttatCTTGATGGTGATAGCCAAGAATCGGCCGATGAGGAAGAATCTGGGAATAAAATAAAGGAGCTACATGTCATTTCTGATGCTCATTCTAGTAAAGAAACTGAAAATGAACCTCCCTTTTTTCAagtgaaagaaaataaaaaacaacacactttaaaatcaataaagaaAAGGAGTCCAGAATCTATTTTCTCTAAGAAAGCTTTGAAATTAGCAATGAGATCTCCCGGCAAAAGAACACCAAAGAAATCACCTATAAAACCAGCTAGGACATCTTCTGGAAGGATTGTGATGTTGCCACGGCGGTTAAGATCACAAACAGCTCCTGTTGCTGCTAGATTACGATCAAAATCCGGCGAACCAACTCAAAGTCGCAAAATGTCACTGATCAAACGAAGATGTTCCACTCCAAAGAGTCTCACAAAATCAAAATCAGTCTTTGATGGCATCTCAAATGAGCCACTTCTCTCTCAGGAATATAAGATATTCAACATTGAGGAACAAAATAGTAAAGAAAATACTTTACCAGTAATCAGTGAGAGTCCTGAAAAACGTATAGAGTCTTTAAATGATGTGGAAACCAAAGATAGTCTATCGGCTATTGATCTTCCTAAAACCTTGGACTTGATTGACAGCACAATCCTCGATGACAATATTCCTAGTAATTTAGGGGTTAACCCTGTTGATTTGTTAGATCATAAAGAGATTGAATCTTGCCCAGAGAATGCAGAAAATGAGAACAAAGAAAATATTGAGATCAAAATGGAGGAAGAGTGTGTAACTGAACCAGTAAAAGAAAAGACAATTGAAACTGTATTAAATGAACTGTTTGAAGAAAAAGAGTCTGTTGAACAGATGAAGTCTGATCCTATTGCCAACAAAGAAGAGTCTATTCAGGATAAAGATCTTTCCATCAATAGTGTCCTCATTGAAGACAATGTCACAGATGTTGAACAAGATGATATCAAAAGAATATTTGAAGAAAAAGATGAAACAGAAGATATCATAAACAGCAGTCAAAGTCCTTCACAATCATCTGAAGCTACATCACGCATTGATGTCTTGAAACAAGCCCTTTCACAAATAGAATCTCCCAAAACATCAATTAGTACAAATTTCACCAAACTCATTCCAACAGCTCTTTCAACTTCTCCAGTCATTCCTGTAAAATTCTGCCAACAATATTCATCGCCAGAGTCCTCAATTCAGAAAGCAGATCTTCCAGAACATGCCATTCCTGGAGTTTTCTCACCTAATGTGTCACCAAGTAGTGGTATCTTGAAGCGACAACCTGCATTAAGTGACTCACCTTCACCAAGGGTAAGAACtattactttatatttaatttgcatttaaaaTTGCAAAGTGCAAGTGAGAGAAAATACTAAACATAAAAGTTTTGATGATGCAGGACCCTTTTAAAGACACACCTAATGTCTATATTACAATGCTTTTCATTGGATAACAAAAGACCTTCCTATGTAGTGTACAATCATCGTCTGCATGTATTTCACCCACAAAGAGAGTAGAAGCTGTAAACTTTGTCTAGGTCAACTTAGGTCAATGTGTTGTAGCCAAGAAAGGAACTATGATGGGAGGTCAAATTATGCGGAATATGAACAGCTCCTATACAGCAAAAAGAATGTATCAAAGATTGAAAGACAGTCCAGAGAATAATTTGTTTCTCAATATTTTTTCACCAAATTCAGACAAGACGTGTAAGCTTTGCTGACCCAATAGAGCAGCTTGATTCTGATGCCAAAGATGCACTGAGTGAAGGAGGGAAGTCTGTAAACAGGTGTCTTGAGATGAACCGACAACTAGCGACATCACCTCTGGTAACGACAACACCATCAAAGGTTGTCAATGTTAACTCTAGAGTAAGTTGGTTTGTAGTTTAATTATTTAGAATCTGTAGAAAATTGGATTGGGCTTTTTTTTCGAAGGTTTGTATGGTGAATAAACACTTGTAAAGTTACGTTTGCGGTACACCTGTGTTCCAAACAAGAAATAGAGTATGTTTGAGAATGTCGTGACATTTTGGTTGTTATGCTACAACCATCTTCTGGAGTTTTAAGGGTAGCGTGCACTGTACAGTATACTCATTGATTTAAGAActcgtttttattttatttcttgtgtAGTTTATAACTACTCCGTCAAGTTCAAGAAAAAACAGATTGAAAACCGTAAGCTGTGGAGCTAAGAGATTTAGTAAATCACCAAATGAAAGGAGAAGAAAGCTACGAGACTACAGTCATGCATCTCCAAGGCTCATTAGAAAGGTGAGTAAAGGCTTGACCTTATCTTGACCTTAAAAACAGTTGCAATAAATTTGAGCTACATTCAGACCATCAAAATGAAGACAGGAGCAtaaagtatttatattttgctaaatattttgttttgaacTTTCTTACACAGTagccatttttattttattagggATTTCATGTAAATGGCTTACAGGTCAGTCAAGACTCTCCTCTAACTCAGGGCTCACCAGGTAGCGGATTTGACAGTGACCATGAGAAGGATGAATTTGACCCACTGAAAGCTGTCTTCCCTCAATTGGTCAACTGTACAGCTCCTGTGGTCAAGATCTTACCGAAGTTGACATCGTCGATGTGGTAAGTATTGTATTATATGGGGAGATCCTCTTTGCGTAGAGCTTATTGGCAGTTGCAGAGAGCTCATGGCAGTTGCGGAGAGCTTATTGGTTGTTGTGGAGAGCCTATTGGTTGTTGTGGAGAGCCTATTGGTTGTTGTGGAGAGCCTATTGGTTGTTGTGGAGAGCCTATTGGTTGTTGTGGAGAGCCTATTGGTTGTTGTGGAGAGCCTATTGGTTGTTGTGGAGAACCTATTGGTTTTTTGTGGAGATCCTATTGGTTTTTTGTGGAGAGCCTATTGGTTGTTGTGGAGAGCCAATTGGTTGTTGTGGAGAGCCTATTGGTTGTTGTGGAGAGCCTATTGGTTGTTATGGAGAGCCTATTGGTTGTTGTGGAGAGCCTATTGGTTGTTATGGAGAGCCTATTGGTTGTTGTGGAGAGCCTATTGGTTGTTGCGGAGAGCCTATTGGTTGTTGTGGAGAGCCTATTGGTTGTTATGGAGGGGCTATTATTTGCTGTTGCAGAGAGCTTATTGGTTGTTGCAATGAGTCCTTGTTATGGTGTatacattattatgtttttttttctttaggtCTCGTGGATTAGGTCAGCTGATCAGAGCACGTAACATAATAACTGTAGGACACCTTTCTGCATTAACACCAACAGATGTaagttttataattttttaaataatttcaataacTATGATTACAACAATTTGTAGAataattttatatgtatttcTTGTTTTGATATTTCCTCCTTATTTCAATCTTGaaggtttttaatattttacaattgaagaattttcattttttttatgttcttgatgaaataaatgactATGAACTGTTCAACTATTGTAATTAGATCAATTTACATAAAGTGGTtctttaataaaacaaaattgatagAAAATTACAAGtgatgttttaaattgttgacAACTCATAACTTTAAATGTCAACGTTTTCTGCGAATTCTTATTGTGTTTTGGGACTAGTAAAgtataatgttattaatttcTCTTCTCAGCTTAAAACATTACCAATTCGATCTCCCAAAGTGAAAACCGTAAAAAATGCTCTAGCGACATTTCATCTGCAATTAGTAAGACAACAATTTTtatcactttactttaaaataattttaaatgtgtggagattaatcatttatttctaTAAATTGTCTAAATCTGATAAAATGTGTTTCTTAAAGTGTAGGTATTTACTGTAGGAATTtctttattcaaaatattaaactattaaaataaattacctTTAACACTATATAGCAGTTTATGTGTCAAGCCTCGTAAACACCTCACTTcacttatttaaataatgtgtgGGAGTTAATTAAAGAATCAAGATGCGACTCTTTTGGGAATTCCCATTTATATATAACTAAAGAATCAAGATGCTACTCTTTTGGGAATTCCCATTTGTATATAAGTGATTTTCCATGTGCTAATTAAACTACAGTAGATGCTTTTCCTTTCTGAATCCTGTagcatttaattattttgaacacagtgaatgtatagattatcaccTATCAAACTAAATTGCAAATTACAATTACATAATAtcattaaaatatcaatgtaaCACACCACATATCAGTTTACAAGAGTTAATGAATTTGTGATAATTACCAAACTCATTGGTCTAAAAGCCACAATTTTTTGCAAAAAGTGGTAGCCGAATGGCACACTGAAACACACTCTGAAGTCCTGTTTCATGTTCTGCCTTCCACATGGTGGTGGGCTTGCGCATGAATGATGCACTTGGGTATGATTCACATGAGTCatcttttgttattatttcttGTCTGCCTATTATACTAATGATAattgctattttttaaaattattttaacataattgcACTACAGGTTGCTAAGCAAGAAAGAGATCAGAGTGAGAAGATTCCAACAAATGTTGAAAACCTACTGAAAAACACTGGAACAGCCATCTCTGAAATGAATCAATTATCGCAAACACTAAAGGAAGCCTCACCAGCTAAGGCTGCAGTCACAGACAATGAAAAACCATCTACTTCCAGTAATCATGGCAACCAGAACACTCCAAATTCAACAGACACAAACGCACCCAATAGAGCTTCTTTAAAACGGAAACTAGAAGATACAGCGCCGAAACAATCTCCAAAGAAATGTAAACTAATTGACAATTTAGAGGAATTAACGAGCGAGTTTGTCAAGGAAGATCTATCGCAACTTTCAAGTGAACAAATTTTCAGAGCTCATCAACAAGTCAGCTCGTTGATGACGTCAATTGTGCAGGCGCTACAAAACAAATGCCAATCACCAAAGTGATCTGAAATAAATGTTCATTAATAAAGTAGTTCCTGTTGGACTCCAAAATTAATCCTTACCAGAACATAGCACATCAACAAAATTGTAAGCTAAAACAAAAAAGACAAAGAcctagaaaaaaaattgaattttataaaGTTAGTGAATTCCATTTTCTTGTAgcctaaatttattttactgttttttcTTCTGCATCAGATTCTCAgttttcaatatttacattgATTTTGATAAACTTATTTGATTTATAGTATAGTGtttcttattaataattttgcAGGTAAATTATTGTGAATGtgctattttatttttgtatgtttttgtaatatttctaTAAGTTTCTATGCAACCGTTAAAATGATTATAGTAATGATCAATGTAATTACATTACTTtgttttttacatattttaaatcGGATCaggtttatataatgtataattacagtacagacatgatttgtaaatattttgtaagtCAATggtttaaaaagtattttttaatgttCCATTTTAAGAATTGATTAATAAAATtggttacaataaaaataatatggttattgtttatatatttcatttaaatatttaacgTATATTTGAGTGTTTGGTAGACCATCATTATAGAAGAATTGCATTTAACATGCATTTCCGTGACACATACTTGGCCGTATCAACTATTATGGATGTTTGTGTActatttctttataatattgTAGCAACCTGTCTTTATCACCTgtctttataaataaataaaataaaatctgcAAGCACACTTTATTTCAGAAATGTACCGTGTACATGAAATAGAACTTGATgtttaattatgattttttttctatttttcccTGCTATATGTGCTGTGATCTTTGTATGTTGTTTATGTCTTTAAACCCTTTCACCAAAAAACGTGATTTTTGACAAACAAGTTATATTACAACAATAAAAACTGCTACTTAACATATAGTTTAATGGATAATCAccaatataacaatttataaacaaaattataggacaaatatttcaaaatcaattagttaacaatttaacattattttccataaattattattgcactcttaaacaaaatagaaaacatACATTGTTAAAATTCTATTATAATagtagatttttattttatatctacaTGTATAAAAACTTAAATTATCAATTACATGATTGATAAGTACAATATGATATATATTGCTTTTTCATATCAtatataaatgatttatttcgccattttaaaaacaaaatggacATAAAAACAAGACAAATGTAAAACAATGAGGCTGGATTACCTAAatgttataacaaaaataatagagaatttaaccatttttattttttgaatgagaaatgaataaaagaacaaaaatttgattttaaattttggaaAGATAGCAAAGCTACAGCATTTACTCCATTGAACATATCCAAAcagataaaaatagaaaaacaaaaaagaaattaaacatGTATTTGCAGATTAAACTTtatgaaaaaacaaatattaaatagttttaataaaggaCTACCTACTGTATCTAATCAAGCAAGCAAAGATTATTTAGGAGGGGTATATGatactataaatattaaaatagcgTATTTGCACACCTACgcatttatactttttattgCACCCATAATTGCTTCAATAGTttttattgatataataataaattacttgAATACTAAGCGATGCGACGCAGACCTTGGGGATGGGTAATTGCCATCATATGCAAGGGGGATTGATAGCCAACGGtttgcaaaataataataaaattaattctcaatCTTTTTGCTTAAAGTCAAAATAGATAAGAAATAAGGCCTTATTCTTCAATAAGTTCTTTTTAAAGTTATGCTTTAAGGTTACAGAAACAGAAACATGTACAGATATTTCCTTGGGTTGAAAATTGACTTATAAGCAAAATCATTGTCATGAATTTTCTAAGATGATTTTTTTGCTAACCGTGTTTTATACGTCTGACACAAGCAATCTCTTTCAAAcaaaatcaaattttttttcattaaattaaacAGTTTTTTTCATAACTTTGCAACACAATTGTGGTGTAGCatgctattacattttttaatattatacttCAACAGTATCACTGATAAAACAaatctaataaaaaatataatatatatttatgtttaaatattgtataaaccATGTCATGTATGTATTTGGTCAAACTAGATACCTTAGTTGCATACACTTAAAAAGTAAATCTATCGTTTTCACAGTAGAGAAAAGGTTGAACAACTTGAAGGTTGAACTTGTGCAGTAAATAGAGCTTTCAATTTGAACACCTATTAAGAAACTAGGAACTTGttatcaaggcaatctaacaacaggatactgagctccggagatcaaagggtttatctgtggctgcgtcACGATCAGTTCCACATCCCTTAACAGACACTGCAGCGGGGAATATGTACATATTACAGTACTGTTAGTattttgtcgcagccagacataagatcaaaggactgtttacaagttcctatcttgaaAAGGCAAGCTCTGTgtcctgttagattgccttggttacaTCATGTTAATTTATTGTGTGCATGCCATGTGCTTCCTAGACACAGGATTTGTGGATTGTGTGTGTCAAGACGGAGTCTGAtctgacaacaaaatgtgtggATTCTAGGTTATAGCAAATCGAAAACTCCCTTTTACAGTAACTACAGAGTGACCATAGAACACATGCATtgattatatacagtacaattgaATGTAGTAGATCAAGgcttaaaacaatttataaaatatgagGAAGTAATTTTCTAATTTTATGACATTCGTTATTGATATATAAAATGCATTAACTTAATTTAGTTTTAATCAATATCagttataaatgtatatttaatacaCTAAGTTTTAAATTATCAGTTATAAATTGATattagttaattaataattaatgagATGGGTTTATTGCATACTTATACAGTATTGATCAAACTTACCAAATTCATTTGggttttataatttaaaagtgctatgttattattaattttaaacgaCTTTTAAATATTGAGAATTG contains:
- the LOC140042411 gene encoding uncharacterized protein; this translates as MMVTVTHVSDDGEGVAKFPQILSKLEANGVLSEEKLEVYKKLTEKLYKDNLGEFVAEFTQSGSKLVNIFCVDVMSTSPDISQAALQAVGFCIYHEDIIKILSEPDIDILLKALQNVLLKTTDKGTCTRALWCIAKQSFPVSHVKDHLHGLLCSLEHVLVNGEFKSVTVEHEAINAIIKLLESLPNEMHVNTLRWAKLILPSLVHSAVKVRLKALNAFELALPAMVKFSQDLASSVVHILKTSLIAEMNKLFACKHELYVLKIWGYFLTVLGKTLHRGGSLINSMLGIVEQGFKHQLTDVKIATFNAWKILIENFALDPDVIYNQKRIKLLVQPFKVNNAKTEKVAMVKFDVWWFLIKKFGPKAATNFDQVCAPLLQFSLGLGPSNGMYLPVTSGTGNGIKNLLSTPKHKKGSATPATPTLNLSLTGSPGPIHPVFKSIQLKGVEALAHILGKWDPSIGLPMPNFTLEPLKHDIVTSPTLFNKLGHTLLQAATVVCCSLATDVERAQIFHIWYSVVAHLKNLIDNTPRSESSDMLSHFFMCIQGIVKAESLPKSTVLVCFNYFVFVKIGFKSQKLLISMFFTQKSSIPRLLEAVSALPKKALSSSFFTTGAVQLLHGTPALFLIGLLFSDCFIHDLEERFFCIFEALVDCGMTTPVGALGFSQSVFSLVDTAASKISNKEQIWRLWSIVVNPLLNEIEKTNEVNQGDSLEHDFSTMYAALTLPIKHILPNTIPHASQKSLLKTWSELYNAFSRCSALVATAEANHACEELAAKIIKLIDEKILSNISTVDALSQISLVMIQNYDFSAISNENQRLTSPHKRAGLSRRPLGNLTSFMKVLNQVMCSFNKETSTVSDKKANVPPMGAHFVSTITNFLEVLSRLVAHFTLPKHLIALLDKTVKSVAEFYDPSSRKVVWTASQISAVDDKLKKFLVELFTAVQNRIKGQFDNRLLAIMSPILEKTLNHPKRNIKSQAVLFWNSTFGKAKQLDYPKDIKPVLKKVNQKTPLLLPSWSNDGDQVVEETPISQFNDVDHNTQSFVEPDPIIRPFGSPSPHKMHGSFLRKESEKLLNITSPRRKSPARVATASPFATSATKGIRRRLNIEDDRKLKYVTIAPSPKKKLVLTEHQKEVMRERGVVPTMYNDLDQSQDTQLFSNVFSQTQDNTNSSMKEAITGAIDSCMDSNQGTSSKVDDDNIHQHSDCPLLEEAVGPDFFWKNNAMTNTNQQEESSQKKVNFDNAFGEKGSLSNRESNTDNKMNEKNSIEKEKKIEKSEEVMTAVDSEMIDLSSEIVNTPEKNKANSIELNAGLVVSIAETQDILINTQGNEKVVIQLPSHLTPEKKVGENIDDSAFIKKLKSTPVLKILRIAEKDSKTFQSLDVTSSPNVFGSQSEQGSGKKRSLRKTKSMDTVCHGSPTLRRSKSVDDIPDGTCERLSCTQDDLAKLAEKFEFDDIKPLNDDSDIEQSEMKDIQNTNGEIAKTKKYKKSAIKKNDTPVKRVTPVKQSARKRNSKFNKLESIDENAVKSSDKSESNDQVKPAEISLNEPLKVKGKRGRKRKISIDNIEPVENIEKEKVDLVQPETRKRRKKTDSYTSDSNIKETVTIDASIVDKASSTTDDVEAENVSINSCEDMFEGMGCTQETADQNAVTAEEAISNHLPTTTKVMKTYGKEKFLEMKAPVVKNYLDVNVEKPSDFESEDDLTLAEIKQCYLDGDSQESADEEESGNKIKELHVISDAHSSKETENEPPFFQVKENKKQHTLKSIKKRSPESIFSKKALKLAMRSPGKRTPKKSPIKPARTSSGRIVMLPRRLRSQTAPVAARLRSKSGEPTQSRKMSLIKRRCSTPKSLTKSKSVFDGISNEPLLSQEYKIFNIEEQNSKENTLPVISESPEKRIESLNDVETKDSLSAIDLPKTLDLIDSTILDDNIPSNLGVNPVDLLDHKEIESCPENAENENKENIEIKMEEECVTEPVKEKTIETVLNELFEEKESVEQMKSDPIANKEESIQDKDLSINSVLIEDNVTDVEQDDIKRIFEEKDETEDIINSSQSPSQSSEATSRIDVLKQALSQIESPKTSISTNFTKLIPTALSTSPVIPVKFCQQYSSPESSIQKADLPEHAIPGVFSPNVSPSSGILKRQPALSDSPSPRTRRVSFADPIEQLDSDAKDALSEGGKSVNRCLEMNRQLATSPLVTTTPSKVVNVNSRFITTPSSSRKNRLKTVSCGAKRFSKSPNERRRKLRDYSHASPRLIRKGFHVNGLQVSQDSPLTQGSPGSGFDSDHEKDEFDPLKAVFPQLVNCTAPVVKILPKLTSSMWSRGLGQLIRARNIITVGHLSALTPTDLKTLPIRSPKVKTVKNALATFHLQLVAKQERDQSEKIPTNVENLLKNTGTAISEMNQLSQTLKEASPAKAAVTDNEKPSTSSNHGNQNTPNSTDTNAPNRASLKRKLEDTAPKQSPKKCKLIDNLEELTSEFVKEDLSQLSSEQIFRAHQQVSSLMTSIVQALQNKCQSPK